A region of the Candidatus Gastranaerophilales bacterium genome:
AACCATAGCAATGGCAGACCCGTTGGATTTATTTGCCATTAATCAGCTTCTGAAATCACTGGATATTACCATTGAACCTGTTTTGTCTTCCCAAAGCGACATAAAGCGCGCCATAGAAAAATTCTACCGAAGTGAAGAAGCCGATACCCCGCAATGGCAAAGTCAAATTTTTGAAGAAAATATGGACGATACGTCATTCAAAAAAGTAGTGGAAGGAATTTTAGATTCCGCAATTAAATCAGATGCTAAAACCGTTACGATGGAAACCTCTAAAAACGGACTGAGCATCTTTTTTAATAAGGATTTAAAAGGATTAATACCTGCTATTTTTACGCACAGATTTACCAATGAACTGAAAAGTTTGTTCAATATGGCGCAAGATGAAGAATTTAAAGCCGCAACATACCACTACAGAGGGTTTTGTTTCCTGCTGTCTACCTTGCAAACGGTTAACGGCGAGCGCCTCTCAATAAAAATCTTTCCTCCGTTGAAAAAATTCATCGACTTTTCTTTTGAAATAAAAGACCTCGAAAAACTCTCCAATATTATCAAAGACCCTTGTCTTATAGGTATAGAAGAAGAATATTCAAACGCATTTGCCCTTGCGTTATTAGAATTTTTAAGCACGGACAAATCGGTATTATCGGTAGAAGCGGTTGTAAAGCACCGAATTGCAGCTGTAACACAAATTCAGAGCGATTTAAATGTAGGGTTAAACTTTGAAAAAATAGTTAATGCTATTGATTATCAGGGTTTTGAAGTTATTTATTTTGAAACCCTGTATACAAACGAACAAATTGAAAAATTAAAACTTTTAGCCAAAGAAAAAACCGTTATTTTTTCAAAAGCGTATAATGAAAAAATAAGCGGTTTAAACTGTAATATAAAAATTTATAATTCAAAAGCTTCTGTACTAACCGACTAATTCGCCGTCATCATTTTCACTGGCTTTAATCATAATTGCATGCTGAACAGGTTTTTCTTTTTTTAAAGAAGACTCATAAGTATTGTCAAAATCGCCAAAGTCATCTGTAGGGCGGCGCATTTGCATTTCGTCAATCATTTTTTTTGCCAACTCTGCTATTTGATATACAAGTTCATATCTGTTTTCGCTGCTTTCATTTAAGTCCCATGCGATTTTTGTAATTTGATCCATTAAAAATTCTCCTTAGACGACCGTTTATTAAATCATACTATGAGAACAATACTCAATCAAGGGAATTTTTTATAATCTCAAAAATTTTCAACTCAACAGCATGCCTGAATTATACTATCCGGTTATATTTTTCATTTTTGTATTTCAATTTTAAACTCCATAATCGGACAATCGACCAATAACAAAACCAGGCAGCGTAACTTAAACTTTAATTGGAGAGAAAAATTTGCTTTCAAGGAGGAGAAATGGTAATCAGACAGAGAAATTTGCAATCATCGGAGGTATATTTTGCAGAATTTTATGACGTACCGAAAACATTGTTAAATTGGTTTGATGCTATAGCTTACGAAAATAATTGCTATATTGAAAAAAAAGAGTGGAAAAGCAAATATAACAGCTACGTAATTTATGATTATGAACCTTTCTGCTCGGACGGGTTTGAAATAAATATTGTTTTATCTTCAAATTCTCTTAACAATGTAGGCTTTGTCAAATACTTATATACAAAAAAGCTCAAGACTATCAACTTTTTTAACAAATGTATGGATGTATAGATAAATTCTATTGAATATACACACTAAAAAAGCTGCTTTTGCAGCTTTTTTAGTGTAATTTTTCTTATCGTTAAGCATTCATATTAAGATTTCCGCCTGATGCTGCGGGATATTTTTGTTTTAATTCCGCTTTAATGGCGATTTCGGAACTTGCAGGGGATTTCTTTTTAATGGCGGCTACAACTTCGTCAAGAGTTTTACCTGTTGTTAGAACTACCTGAGCTTTATATCTTACTAATCTTGGTAATTGCACGCCGTCTTCTTTTCTTGAATCCAAAACTTCCTGAGAAGTTCCTTCGCCTGTCGAAGCTTTACTTGCTGTTGCTGTTACGTTGTTTGCTATACTTTGATTATTATTATAAACATACTTGATAAAATCAGATGATGACATTTCCGCCATACTTTGGGTTGGTTTGGTTGTTGATTCTTCTTCATCTTTTTGTGTGAATAATGACTGTGAATTAGCTGCAGCGGTTGTCGATTTAGCGTTTTGTGTTTTGTTTGTTGTAAAAATGTTAGTTTTTTTAATGGCATTTAACATTGTTAAAAAACTTGTGTCTGAAATACTCATGCTCTCTTCTCCAAAAAATTTTTGCTCTCTTAGTTTAATAAAAAAGAATATACAAAATATATTGCCTGGAAATATCAAATATATTTATTTTTGTTAAGAAGATGGGATTAGGCTTAAGAGGTGAAAGGGTTATTTTGCCGTCATTGCGAAAATGCGCAAGCATTTGAAGCAATCCATAGGAAAGAAGTTGGGAAGTTAGGAAGCTAAGAAGCTGGGAGGCTGTGAAGTTGCAGAGGTTATTTTGCCGTCATTGCGAAAATCCGCAAGCTCGAGGCTCAATTATCCTACGTCGCCATAGAACGGTTTTGCCCTACAAAGCCTTGCCCTTCGGCAAGTCTTTTCAGGCTTCACACTCTGCTTACGCGTTTTCTTCTTCGGGGTTAGTCAATCTTTTTAAGAAATCTTTCACAAGGTCTATCATTTCATGTTTAGGATAGGTCTTGATAAACATTTTCAAAAGTTCCATGGCGCTTTCTTTATCTCCTATTTTATCGTATGCGAACGCAAGGTTTGATAATGTTATAGGGTCATTTTGATTTAATTTTAATGCTTTTTCATACATTTCTATCGCTTTGTTAACTTCGCCTTTGCAATAAAGAGCCAAGCCATATTGACCGTAAGTTCTGGCAGAGTTAGGATTTTTGGCAATAATTCTCTCGCAATAGCGCACTGATTTTTCCCAATCACCGTTTTTCGCATGTGTAACAGCTATTTTATAAACCAATTCTTCATCATCGGGATAAATTTCTAAAACTTCATTACATACTTCAAGTAATCGTACAACAGCTTCTTCATCTATTTGCATATCGGTAATTTTTTCCAGCACTTTTATAAAAAACATTTTATAGTCGGTTTTTTCCGGACTGATTTCGATTGATTTTTCAATATTTTCTTTTGCTTCTTCAAACTCATTTTGTTCATATTTAATATATCCTATATTAAAATAGGCGTCAGAATCTTCGCTGTTAGCTTCAATCACTTTTTTAAAATAATTCAAAGAGTCTTCATATTCCTTGTTTTTTAAAGCTATAATTCCAAGGTTAAAAACACTGTCAATATCAGCAGGGTTCAATTCTATAGCTTTCAAAAAACTTTCCTTAGCCTTGTCATATTTGTCAATATTAAGATAACTCAAGCCCAAATTATAATAAGCCTGATATCTGCCGGGATTTTTCTTAATAGCGCTTAAAAATTCTTTGACAGCAGGATGATATTGCCTTTTTTTATACAGAGCAAGCCCTTCATTGTACAAATCGCTGTAAGTAGTTTCATTTTCAGCAAACCGCCACATTACAATGCCTGATGCGACTGTTATCAAAGTTGCTATTAAAGAAAATTTAAAGAATTCCATTTTTATACACTATAGGTTTTTTAATCTGTTATCAGGGCTTAAAATACTCGTTATTCTAAGTCCGAAATTATCCTCAATAACTACAACTTCACCGTTAGCAATAAGTTTACCGTTTGCATAAAGTTCCACCGGCTCACCTGCAATTTTATCAAGTTCAATAACAGAGCCTCTTGCGAGTTCGAGTACTTTTTTAATAGGCAGTTCAGTCCGCCCGAGTTCCACGGTTAATTTAAGCTTAATATCCATAAGCAGGTCCAAATTTTTACCCTCTGAAGTAACATGCGGAGCGTTATCAAAAGGCGAAAATCTCACAGGCTGAACGGTAACGGTTTCGTTGTTATAGGCTTTTGATTTAGGCTGAGCCTGTCCGCCGTCTTCCGCATAGTTTTTAAGAATTTCATAGTTCGGGATTTTAGCAAGTTTGTACGCTTCACATATTCCATGCACCAAAGACAGAGGTAAAATCTGATAGAATTTACTTTTATAATCGGCACCGATTTCAAAATCATATTCTACCGTAAGAATTTCTTCTTCTGCCAAAGTCGAGGATATATTCGGTTTTTTAGCCGTAAATACTTTCACCGCAGGGGAAAGCGCACCTATTTTAGTTTCCAAAACTGATGCCAGATTTTCAGTAATTTTGGTGGAAAATTGCCCGAAAGTTTCTGACAGAATACTTAATTGCAGCTCTCCTATTTCCGCTTCTTTTGTTTCTTTTTCATCCATTTTTGCTCCCATAAGAGAGTTGGATATCAAAAGAGCATCTTTCGTAAGTAAATTAAAAGCACAAACACCGTTAATACCGGCCTCATAATTAATTTCGGCACTTACACCGTCGCCTAAATTTTTATAAAAAGCCGTGACATTTTTTTCTTCTTTAATATCGGTAAGCAGCAGCTGCGCAGGCTCATTCAAGAGCATAGAAAAGATGGAAGCGCTATCACAGGTTGTTTTATTTAAAACCTCTAAAAGAATTTGCAAATCTTCCATTTGAACATTTTTCAATTTTAATTTACCAATCAATTCCTGGTTAAAACTTTCACTCATATTTGCTCCATTCTTCTAATTAATTATCACTTTGTGTGTAAACATCAGTAATCTTTATAGCTAAATACTTCCTGTTTGTACCCGGACGTGCATAAAATTTTCTTTCACCGTTTACACATACCAATAAATTTTCATTTACCGTATTGTTTAATTTTACCACATCTCCCTCTTTTAAATCGAGAAAATCTTTCAGAGAAATATCAGTTTCACCAAATAAAACATTCAAGCCGATATCGGCTTTCTCAATATGTTCAAGAAGGTTTTCCTGATCCTCGGGAGTAGCCATAACGCCTTTTGCCTGAAATATATGTTGTGAACTTAACTGGCTTAAAACAATTTCCAAAACAGGATAAGGGAAACATAAACTCAAAAGCCCTGCCTGTTTATTGGATATCTGCACTTCAAAAGTAACAAGGGCAACGATTTCTCCCGGGTTGCATACCTGAATAAAGGAATAGCTGTTATCGATATCAATTACACTTCCTCTAACCGGAATAATATTTTTCCAAGCTATTTCGAGCGACTTTATTAAACGTTCCAAAACTTTTCTTGCAAGTGATTCTTCAATATCGGTCAATTCCCTGGGTATATCTTCACCGTTACCGACGCCGCCAAGCATTCTGTCAACAACACTTGTTATAACTTCATGGCTCAGCCCTGTTAAAATTTGTCCGTTTAAAGGGTCAAATTCCACAATACCAATGGTTAAAGGGGATGGCATAGATCGGGTAAATTCATCATAGGTGAGCTGGTCAACAGAAATAATATTAATTTCAATAGGCATCCGCAAATAAGCTGCAAGCACCAATGAAAATTGTCTTGAAAATTCTTTGTGAATATCCTGCAAAGCCCTGAGATGATCTTTTGAAAATTTATCAGGACGTCTGAAATTATAGAGTTTATAGCCTTTTTTCTCATCATAAATAGACATATCTTCAGAATAAACAGACATAGCTTTCTTTTTCTGGAGTTCCTGAAACGCTTCGTTATTTTCTAAATCATCACTGCTTTTTAAAACTTCCAGTAAATTATCTATTTCATCTTGTGATAGAATATCTATTTCTGCGTTCATTTATCATCCTTACTGTATGAAAAAGCTTCCGAAACTAACTCTCAAAACCTCACGGTCCCCGTCAAATACTGAATTTATAGATTCCTTTATCTGTTCTTTAGCAAGTTCTTTTCCCGGAGTGGTAGCAAGCTCTTCTGCTGTTTTACTCGATAAAATAGAAATAACGGAATCCCTTATAGCAGGCTTATATTGATTCATTTCAGCTTCTATTTCTTTCATTGGATCAGCAGCAGGTTCAGCGCCATGTCCATGTCCGCCGCCGCCTGACGGTTTGGCATTCGGAGACGGGTCAGTTTCTTTTTTACTCAATTCTATTGCAACGTCAACCTTTAAAAATTTTCTTGCATTTGTATCTGCAAGGTTTAAAATAAACTCACCTAAGTCAAGTATAATTCCTCTTTCAGGAGCAGCATCTTCCTCTTCTGCGGCAGCTTCTTCTCCTTCTGCGGAGGAAGAAAGACCCGCCAGCTTCTGACCTAAAGTAACATGCATAATATAATAATTCGCTCCGACAGTAATAAGTGATACCACTACCGCTATAATAACTGCAAGAATTACAGGACTCAGACCACCTGACGAAGGAGGTTTTTGAGTCGTAATGTGTTCCATATCTTCTGACTCTGCTCTTGGTTTTGCGTCTTTTGGTTTTGTCGGATTAGCCATCTTAATCTCCAATTTCAATTATTAAAACACTATTATTTTCTAAAATTATATCAAAATTACATTAAAAGTAACCCCATCATTTAGTTGAAAATAGTTGTACTTAATTAAAGTATACCACAAATTATTAACTAAACTTTCAATTTGTTGTATCATAATTTTAGCACTTATTCGGACAAAATTATGCTTAATTTGGAAAATACAATAGAAAGATTTAAAATCTTGCTTACGGCAAAGGATGACGTTCAAATTCGCGAAGAGTTTGAAAAATTTCACAATGCGGATATTGCAGAGATTTTTGAAGGCTTAACGGAAGAAGAGAGGTTATATTTCTTTAACCTTCTTGATGAAAGCGAAGCAGCCGAACTTTTGGAGTTTTTAAGCCCTCAAATCCAGGTTGAGTTATTAAGCGATTTAGATGAAGAAAAAGCGGGCAGAATAATCTTGAAAATGCCGCATGACAACCTTGCCGATGTTTTGGGTGATTTAGAAGACGTAGACTCCGAAACATATTTGAACAAATTGCCGGAGCGGGTATCTAACCAAATCAGGGAACTGTTAAGTTACCCCGAAGATTCTGCCGGCGGTATTATGAACTCGGACGTCATTACGGTTGATAAAGATATGACCGTTGATGAAGTTGTTTCGTTTTTAAGAATTAAAGCCCAAACAGACAAAGTAGAACTTTACTACGTTTACGTAACCGACAAAGTCGGTCATTTATTAGGGGTATTAAGTTTAAGAAGCTTATTTACCACACCTACCTACGTAAAAGTAGAAGATATAATGATTACCGATTTAGTCAAAGTCCATGTGGACGAGGACCAGGAAGTAGCAGCCGAAACGCTTTCCAAGTACGGGATTTTAGCAGTTCCTGTTGTGGACCATTACGGGAAATTAAAAGGGATTGTTACCTGGGACGATGCGCAGGATGTTGTTGAAGAAGAAACAACCGAAGAAATCCTGCAAGCATCAGGTATCGCTACCAATGACGAAATTGATGAAGAAGAAATTTTAGAAGGTCCTATTTATCAAGCTATAAGAGCCAGAACGCCCTGGCTTTTAATCACGCTGGCAGGGGAATTTATTGCTGTTAACGTAGCAAAGCATTTTTCGATAACGTTGGATGCTATGCCTATTATAGCTATTTTTATGCCTCTTTTAGCGGGTCTTGGCGGAAATATAGGCACACAAAGTATTACTCTTATGGTTCGCGGTCTTTCGACAGGACAGGTTACAATGGGCAGTGCGGTTTACCACATTTTCAGAGAAGCAAAAATAGGTTTGCTTATAGGAGTTGTTTTCGGCGCTCTTGTTACACTTTCGACTTTCGGCTGGCAGCACAATATTGCGCTGGGCATAATAGTCGGTTTGTCCATGGCTATAAATATGACTATGGCAACAATTATAGGCACAGTTACTCCGTTTATGCTTAAAAAAATTAACATAGATCCCGCTGTTGCGAGCGGTCCCGTTATTGCCACAACCATTGATGTTATGGGATTAACAGTGTATTTTTCTCTTGTTACGATTTCTTTGGGCTGGCTGCTTGCCAAATAATTTTATGGAAAATATGACCTTGCTTAACCGTAAAACTGTTATTAAAGAATTAACAAAAATTACAAACTCTGCACACGATGCAGCGGCAGAATTCAGTATGATTTTAGAAAATGTACTCGGTACCAAAAATTTCTATGAACAAGAATACAACACCACGCCCGAACAGTACGCCAAAATTCGGGACATCTTAACATCAAGAAAGCAAAATCTGCCTCTTCAGCAAATTTTGGGTAAGGCGTTTTTTATGGGGGAAGAATTTTTTGTTGATAAAAACGTTCTTATCCCCCGTCCCGAAACAGAAATTTTAACCAAAAAGTTAATAGATACGGCAAAAAAAATCAATGCAAAATCTATTTTAGATATAGGTACCGGTTCAGGCTGTATAAGTATTTTAGCGGCAAAAAATCTTGCAAATACCGCAATCACCGCTGTTGATATTTCAGCCGAAGCGCTAAAAATTGCCGCAAAAAATGCCCAAAAACTTGAAGTTGGGGAAAAAATAACTTTTTTAAACTCCGATATTTTTTCTGCCGTGCAGGGAAAGTTTGACATTATAGTTTCAAACCCGCCGTATATTTCGCCGCGAGAAGCTTCAAAACTTGAAAAAGAAGTTTTGCAAGACCCTCATCAGGCTCTTTTTGCG
Encoded here:
- a CDS encoding tetratricopeptide repeat protein; amino-acid sequence: MEFFKFSLIATLITVASGIVMWRFAENETTYSDLYNEGLALYKKRQYHPAVKEFLSAIKKNPGRYQAYYNLGLSYLNIDKYDKAKESFLKAIELNPADIDSVFNLGIIALKNKEYEDSLNYFKKVIEANSEDSDAYFNIGYIKYEQNEFEEAKENIEKSIEISPEKTDYKMFFIKVLEKITDMQIDEEAVVRLLEVCNEVLEIYPDDEELVYKIAVTHAKNGDWEKSVRYCERIIAKNPNSARTYGQYGLALYCKGEVNKAIEMYEKALKLNQNDPITLSNLAFAYDKIGDKESAMELLKMFIKTYPKHEMIDLVKDFLKRLTNPEEENA
- the prmC gene encoding peptide chain release factor N(5)-glutamine methyltransferase → MENMTLLNRKTVIKELTKITNSAHDAAAEFSMILENVLGTKNFYEQEYNTTPEQYAKIRDILTSRKQNLPLQQILGKAFFMGEEFFVDKNVLIPRPETEILTKKLIDTAKKINAKSILDIGTGSGCISILAAKNLANTAITAVDISAEALKIAAKNAQKLEVGEKITFLNSDIFSAVQGKFDIIVSNPPYISPREASKLEKEVLQDPHQALFAPDDKGIYFYEKIIKEADKFLNKNACVMFELGINQSKLVRELFLTEGFSDVEIIKDFDGIDRVICAKGLKGARQLKR
- the fliM gene encoding flagellar motor switch protein FliM codes for the protein MNAEIDILSQDEIDNLLEVLKSSDDLENNEAFQELQKKKAMSVYSEDMSIYDEKKGYKLYNFRRPDKFSKDHLRALQDIHKEFSRQFSLVLAAYLRMPIEINIISVDQLTYDEFTRSMPSPLTIGIVEFDPLNGQILTGLSHEVITSVVDRMLGGVGNGEDIPRELTDIEESLARKVLERLIKSLEIAWKNIIPVRGSVIDIDNSYSFIQVCNPGEIVALVTFEVQISNKQAGLLSLCFPYPVLEIVLSQLSSQHIFQAKGVMATPEDQENLLEHIEKADIGLNVLFGETDISLKDFLDLKEGDVVKLNNTVNENLLVCVNGERKFYARPGTNRKYLAIKITDVYTQSDN
- the fliN gene encoding flagellar motor switch protein FliN: MSESFNQELIGKLKLKNVQMEDLQILLEVLNKTTCDSASIFSMLLNEPAQLLLTDIKEEKNVTAFYKNLGDGVSAEINYEAGINGVCAFNLLTKDALLISNSLMGAKMDEKETKEAEIGELQLSILSETFGQFSTKITENLASVLETKIGALSPAVKVFTAKKPNISSTLAEEEILTVEYDFEIGADYKSKFYQILPLSLVHGICEAYKLAKIPNYEILKNYAEDGGQAQPKSKAYNNETVTVQPVRFSPFDNAPHVTSEGKNLDLLMDIKLKLTVELGRTELPIKKVLELARGSVIELDKIAGEPVELYANGKLIANGEVVVIEDNFGLRITSILSPDNRLKNL
- the mgtE gene encoding magnesium transporter, whose protein sequence is MLNLENTIERFKILLTAKDDVQIREEFEKFHNADIAEIFEGLTEEERLYFFNLLDESEAAELLEFLSPQIQVELLSDLDEEKAGRIILKMPHDNLADVLGDLEDVDSETYLNKLPERVSNQIRELLSYPEDSAGGIMNSDVITVDKDMTVDEVVSFLRIKAQTDKVELYYVYVTDKVGHLLGVLSLRSLFTTPTYVKVEDIMITDLVKVHVDEDQEVAAETLSKYGILAVPVVDHYGKLKGIVTWDDAQDVVEEETTEEILQASGIATNDEIDEEEILEGPIYQAIRARTPWLLITLAGEFIAVNVAKHFSITLDAMPIIAIFMPLLAGLGGNIGTQSITLMVRGLSTGQVTMGSAVYHIFREAKIGLLIGVVFGALVTLSTFGWQHNIALGIIVGLSMAINMTMATIIGTVTPFMLKKINIDPAVASGPVIATTIDVMGLTVYFSLVTISLGWLLAK
- a CDS encoding flagellar basal body-associated FliL family protein yields the protein MANPTKPKDAKPRAESEDMEHITTQKPPSSGGLSPVILAVIIAVVVSLITVGANYYIMHVTLGQKLAGLSSSAEGEEAAAEEEDAAPERGIILDLGEFILNLADTNARKFLKVDVAIELSKKETDPSPNAKPSGGGGHGHGAEPAADPMKEIEAEMNQYKPAIRDSVISILSSKTAEELATTPGKELAKEQIKESINSVFDGDREVLRVSFGSFFIQ